The Haloplanus salinarum genome includes a region encoding these proteins:
- a CDS encoding DUF2237 family protein — translation MPERNVVGEELATCSTDPRTGFDRDGCCGTHPNDRGRHELCAVMTDEFLSFSKAQGNDLVTPRPELEFPGLSPGDRWCLCLGRWIEALEATRAEGLPETTVPPVVLEATNEAVLDSVDLETLESHAYDA, via the coding sequence ATGCCCGAACGAAACGTCGTCGGCGAGGAACTTGCCACCTGTAGCACTGATCCGAGGACTGGCTTCGATCGCGATGGCTGCTGTGGAACCCATCCCAACGATCGAGGCAGACACGAGCTCTGTGCGGTCATGACCGACGAATTTCTGTCGTTCAGCAAAGCGCAGGGCAACGACCTTGTGACGCCGCGTCCGGAGTTAGAGTTTCCCGGGCTTTCCCCTGGCGATCGCTGGTGTCTCTGTCTCGGACGGTGGATCGAAGCGCTTGAAGCCACGCGAGCCGAAGGCCTCCCGGAGACGACCGTCCCACCCGTTGTTCTCGAAGCGACCAACGAGGCAGTGCTGGATTCCGTGGATCTGGAGACGCTCGAAAGCCACGCCTACGACGCGTGA